One stretch of Zootoca vivipara chromosome 8, rZooViv1.1, whole genome shotgun sequence DNA includes these proteins:
- the MC2R gene encoding adrenocorticotropic hormone receptor, with protein sequence MKIDRGSETTRLLVQTNAPPSENNSELSMNASDCAQVIVPEEIFFTIAALGVLENLLVLIAVGRNKNLHSPMYIFICSLAVSDMLGSLYKTLENILFIIFCKMRYLTCQGALEKTMDDILDFMFILSLLGSIFSLSAIAADRYITIFYALRYHNIMTMKRTLVILVVIWAFCAGSGIAVVIFSHETATVVSFSVFLCFMLIFILSLYIHMFLLARSHAKKIALQPTSSVHQRANMKGVITLTVLLGVFLCCWAPFVLHMLLMAFCPQNPYCICYGSIFHVNGILIMCNAVIDPMIYAFRSPELRSTFKRLFCCRKPSWT encoded by the coding sequence ATGAAGATCGACCGAGGTTCTGAAACAACAAGGCTTCTGGTACAGACAAATGCTCCTCCATCGGAAAACAACAGTGAACTCTCAATGAACGCCTCTGACTGTGCACAAGTCATTGTGCCAGAAGAAATCTTCTTCACCATTGCCGCTCTAGGAGTACTGGAAAACCTGCTGGTGCTCATAGCAGTGGGGAGGAATAAGAATCTGCATTCACCCATGTATATTTTCATTTGCAGCTTAGCTGTTTCAGACATGCTGGGGAGTTTGTACAAGACTCTGGAGAACATCCTCTTCATCATCTTCTGCAAGATGAGATACCTAACATGTCAGGGAGCCTTGGAAAAAACAATGGATGATATTTTAGATTTCATGTTTATTCTATCTTTACTGGGTTCCATTTTCAGTCTGTCGGCCATTGCAGCTGATAGATATATAACCATCTTCTATGCACTGCGGTACCATAACATCATGACAATGAAGCGTACTTTAGTGATATTGGTGGTCATTTGGGCATTCTGTGCTGGGAGTGGCATCGCAGTGGTCATTTTCTCCCATGAAACAGCTACTGTTGTGTCCTTCTCTGTCTTCTTGTGTTTCATGCTCATTTTTATCCTCAGCCTCTATATCCATATGTTCCTGCTTGCACGCTCTCATGCCAAAAAGATTGCTTTGCAGCCTACCAGCTCGGTTCACCAGAGAGCTAACATGAAAGGAGTCATTACCTTAACTGTCTTACTTGGGGTTTTTCTCTGCTGCTGGGCCCCTTTTGTCCTTCATATGCTTCTGATGGCGTTTTGCCCACAAAACCCTTATTGCATTTGCTATGGGTCCATTTTTCACGTGAATGGTATACTGATCATGTGCAATGCTGTGATTGACCCCATGATTTATGCATTTCGAAGTCCAGAGCTGAGAAGTACATTTAAGAGATTGTTCTGCTGCAGGAAGCCAAGCTGGACTTAG